AACTCTATAACTAAGAGGAATGGGTAGGATGCCTATTGCATAACAATACAGAGAGATCAAGTAAGGCACGGGACAGATACAGCAACTCCACTTCATgggattttcctgtttttttcctttcacataGTAACACTAACAAATTTCTTccagtgtttattttttaaaaggtttctttttttctttaactttgCTTCTTGTCTATCTCACACTATGTGTAGGTGAAATGTAGGAAAAAGCCTTCAATGTTTTGCTTCAGAtgccagtttaaaaaaaaacaacaaaacaaactttCAAACAGTTCAGACTAGTAccgcttttttttcttctttttttttccttttaacacTGATGAATCcgggtttttatttttctttctttccttctcactctctctttctttttttccttggttatctttattttttataaacacATGTCATGCTGTTTCAGGGACATCCTTTAGCTGCACTTGCAAGACTTGACAATCATGTTGGAAAGCTGTTCgattttgggtgtttttccaATGTAATAGAGGATGGTGAGGGGTTCCAAATCCTGGGACACACAGCACGGGGAGGCTGAAGCTTCTGGATTTATGGTGTTATACAAGCTGAGTACCTAGAAAGAGAAACCAAAAAAGAGAGATTAAGGCAGCTGCCTCTAATGAGCAAACTGTTTTCTGCATCCCTTCCTCCCACGGCACCTGAGAGAATGCCCACTGAAAATGGTATAAAGATTCCTggattttaggggtttttatGCTTTTCCACTTCAATCTAGTGATCACAATATGCCCGAATTTCTTAAGGTTTTGTCCATACAGTCTTAAGCCTTAAAGCAGGCATGTACCTGGAGTCTGCCTCTAGAATGATGCCCTTTGGATCAACAGGCACACCATATTTATGAATACAGAGGAAATGGAAAGGTTTTTATCTGTTTCTTCAGGTTGCCATTTGCTGTTTACAGATTCTGGAATTACAAGTGACCAAAGAGAAGAGAGACCTCCTCAGAGTATAGGCACCCCTCTTCTTTTACCCTCTGCTATGCTAATTAAGTCCATTAATGCCACCCTGCAAGCACCAGGACTCAAGGTGCAGTTACTCCTGCTGAGAGCCAGATGCATGGAGTCACCACCTCTGTCACCCTGATTCCTATGCATGGTTCTCTGCAAGGGAAGTATGTGGGGTTAGCCACTGATGATGCATAGGTGCTCCTGAGGATGCCATTAATGCCTTAGCCAAACACCAAGTGACCTTTTCCTAGAACTTCCACACAACATTTGCAGCTTAGAGAGACAGAAGATCTGTTCAGGACAGCAACACTAACTACTTTATTAGGCAACTTCTGGCTCCTGGGGCAATTATCCAAACCACATATTTGTGACCATGACAGTTactcttcctctttcctttaaaaacaaGTGCAGTTCCAAAATGTGCACACCATTACTCCACACCAGCACGGAAACACACTCACCTTATTTATACCTCTGCCTGCTGACATTGCTACCCGTACAATGTCACAGACAGTGACAGCTACAAAGGGGTCTGTAAGCTCAGGAAGAACATGGTATCATGGTTTTACCAACCAAAAGAAACTCAAGCTGTCCCTTGGGCATGGCAAGTTGTCCCTGCTGGCTGACACTGATCTGTCATTTTAAGAGAGGCTTGAAAAAGGGGAGACATTATTCTTAGTATGGACCCGAGGGTGAAATTCTCACTTTATGAAAACTGTGATACAAATGTCTGTCTCTTGCATTTACTGTCTAGACATCCTTAGTGACAGCTGAGAGGAAATTAGCACTTCACAGCAGAATACTACTCATCCTAAGGCAGTTGGCTAAAATACCACATCCAATCCCTAAAATAAAAAGTCCCATCTCAGACAACTATGATTCAGTTTATCAGCATCCCATACAAAAAAAGTCCCTCCTTCCCATATAAATTTTCAAAGTGCAAGAAAGAATATGTCTTTTGAAGTAAAATGAGGACAGCTATCAGTATGGCAGGTCATAAAAGAGGTGATAAGCAGGTGGAAGAACTGTCGTTACTCTCAAAGTGCCTCCCTTGGTGTCTTTCCTGACCAAACTCATGGTGCCACCTTAAACTCATGTCTGGATTGAAAGGCGTTTTCCAAGCCACCTCCAAAGGCTACATACTCACAAGAACTATTCAATCCAACCATGTGTTCATATCAATGAACACATAAAAGAAAGTAAATCTCTGGGCCAGTACATTTCTTCTGCTTCAACACCAGCTTGAGGCCATGAGTGAGTTCCTCTATAGGGCCACATTTCATCATCCTTAGTTACAGAGACTAACTCTGGATACTGGTGCTGATGTCAGTCCCAGAAACATAGCTCAACCTGCAGTtacaaaacagaagaaaattaacaAATGCATTACTCACTCTGCTGTGCTGAGTATCTGAGCTCCATAAATATGGGCAGGCTCCTGCACAGAAATTAGCATGGTATCCTTTAGGTTCATGAATCCATTTCCAGCCAAGATCCCTCTTGAAGTCAATATAAAGTGGACGCAGACAGCAATTATCCTGCACATTCCtgggaaataaaatacaaacaCATCGGTCATAACACAGACAATGCTGGGAATAAAAATAATCCAGTTGCTTGCTCCCTGGAAATCATCCTTTACAGAAAGGCATGTCTGAGTCACAGAAATTCTCAACTAAATCAGATCAATAGTAGCTTATGCTGTAACTGAAATTACAGTTATTGCAGGATGCCTGGACATGGCAGGACTTGCTCATACAGACGAAGCTAATGGCTTCCCTGGAGGACTACTCAAGTGCTTTTCTCCAGGTCCTACAGAGGAGACTCTGAGTAGGTGAACAAAGTGAAGGTGATAATTTTGCTCTAACTATGGGGCAAATGCAACTGGGAATAATCCCACATGGAACTGAGCTTCTCCTGTCTAAGGTCACAACAATCTGTCTCCGTGGGATTGGAGACTGCTGGGCAGAGACCTGCTGCACACAGACGCCTGAGGGTCTGCATTCTGTGTAAAGGCTAACTGTAAAGAAACATGATCAACAACTGCATGACACCTCCAGTGTCCCACCACTGTGTAAGAGTATTGGATGTGCAGGCATAGTTACCTAAAACAATAGGCAGCATCTAGAGCACGCTTCTTCCGCCGACTGGGCTGTTGCGACTCAAGTCTGTAGGAGGGTAACAACATTAGCAGAAGATGTGGGGTCTTCCCACTGTATTTTTTCCTATTGGACTTTAAAGCTTTCACATCACCACTGGAATATGTGTAGTCATCAATACCttcaaaaaatacattttggtGATAAACATTGTGTTGCTTTTTCTTCACAAATTAAATAAACCATCTCTTAAAAATAATCTCAGAAACTGGGCCATGATGGTGTCAGCTGGGCATGTTTACTGGGGAAGTGGGGGCAAATTTCAACCCAAGATGCCTAAGATACTCACAGTTCTCATGTTAGCCACTGTATCAACCCTCCCACATTCACATCTGTTTAATGCCATTTCAGTACATTTACTAAAAACGTTTCAATGAGTAACAGAGAAGGTAACTTCAATCACTGCATCTTGTGTAATTTAGCTTCAAATGCCCCAAGCAGTGATTCTTTTGTTGCTTCAGTCAGAGCAGTACTCCCAACTTTTAACAGGTATGTACCTTTTAAAACCTTTTAACACACTTAAAGATGCTCTGGATACTGCACCTTCATTTTCCACTCTTACTTCTATCCCATTAGCTTCCACCATCATATTCAGTCCTTTATGATACTTGTAAATTCCCCATCTTTCATTACCAGTTTATTTAAATCTGCTAATTTTCCCCAGAAAGTAGTTATTCTAGTCTCTTCCTTTATATGGGCATGGAAAAGACACTGATTAAAGAACTTCTTCTTGAAATGGCAATCTATGGTCTCACATTCTGTATTCTCTTTTAACACTAACTGCCTTACTAGCCTCTTACCATGGCAATAGCACAGACAAGAGACTCAAGGTATTGGCCTTTCACAGAAGTCACATTATGCCTTTTGTTAACATCCTTTAGAAAATTAATCTCCCCAACCAGATACTACCATCTAAACAGAAAGAGATACACTATTCTTCTCTTAACATATGCAATTCTAGTGACCAAAAACCATACTAATCACTTTTTAAATGCACACAATGGCTTTAATCATATGTACAGTACATGCATTTACTTACAGGAAAAAATTCCAATGCAGTGAAACAACAGTTAGAAAAACTTAATACTTGACAAGGAATATAGCCAAATACTTGGATCACAAGTGAACCAAATCATGATACAGTTCAATAAATGACAACTTCAGGAACAGAATTTAGGTTAAAATTAGTTCTAATATAATATAGCTATAGATTCATGTGTGCTGGTGGACGGTAACTGCAGTACAGtcaattaaatataatttctcttttgtgaAACTGAAAGTTTAATGGCTTAAAAACACAAGAGAGCTTATACAAACTTCATATATTTACTCCATATCACTTTGCCTGCTGTCCATAAAGAACACATATAGTCATAACCCTCAGTacacagttttgttttctttttaaatgccCACTCATTCCAATCTTTTCAACTAAGTCTGACTCATTACAGTACTAGGATGGAGAGCAAAAggataattttgaaaatattgagCTATTTTCTCATTACTATCCAATAGTGGACGGAAAACTGTGCAAGAGTCTGCACAAAATCCAAAAATGTACGTATATCCTGTGAGCATGCTGCAAACTTTAACACAGATTTTTAAGGACATCAAAGCTGCATGCATGGAATGAGACAGCTTTTTCATGCCTTGTGATTTTACAATTGTTCAGGTGATACAGTTTTACCCTTGTGACTTTAGTATAACTTCCTACCAGCTGAGAATCATGATTCCCAAATGAGCAAGTTTTCAATCAGCTGAATGCCATTTAGAAGGCAGAAACAGCTTTTTATTTCCCTCCTCAATTAGCACATACcacaacattttaaaaagttggattttttttctttaattaccTGCAAATCTTGCTTCAAGCTCCTCACTTTTATTTGGGATGATGTAATTATTGGAAGGCACGAAGGTACAGCATGGACAATGTAAGCTTATCTTAAATCCAAGATTCCTGTctgcaaaacataaaaatgAGTGGAGTTGGTTTTTACATGTGGAATGACTCTGAAATACTCCTGAGTTactggaggagcagctggggcaggagtGAAGGCAAAGAGCACTTTTTGTCACCTCTGTGATGGAGCCATTCATGTACAGCCTCAGTGACATCAAAAGACAACCATTCTCCTTCAGCTCTTGTTTTAACTACTTTGCTGTCAATATAGCGCTGTCCTGGTGATGATAATTCTTTAGATTTTAAAACCTGAAAGaaacaacaaataaaatttCCTACAGGTTAACATTTACCTGGTTGCTTTTAAAATGGACCACTAACATTAGAAACTAGCACAAGAAACTATTACAGTTGGAACCTCTATGCAGCAGATGAACATTCGTGCACATTTTCAGAAAGAATCTACTTAGGGTGTGTAAGAAGAACAATATAAAAACACCCTAATGAAATCAGCTTAGGCTCCCAAGCAAAACACACCATCACATATTCCTTAGTGAGAGAAATCACACAGAAAGAACTGCCCTGAAAACCTATCCTGTAACACAAGTGCTGAGGAAATCACAGTAAACACCAAAAGAAGCTATTTCACCTTCCTCAGTAATACTTATACTGGCTAGAGCACAAGATGCCGAAGTCCAGGCTGTACAATGTAGTCTGTACACTGAAGATATTACATTGCTCCCCTATAACTAACCTATGGTATTGCCTTATTCATGCTTTTAGCCTTCCCTCTGATTTTGGGTACTAATCATACATTAAACAGATGGCCATGCACAGATTTGTGCCAACAAGTGAGGCTGCTTCCATCCATACTTTGATACAGgctgtatttgtatttttgtcAAATGTTTCAGCAAAGCTTCCACTGATCAACCAATAAAAAATACTTGAACAAAAGAAACCCAGGCCCTGCATGACCAGAATTTCAAGTGTCCACAGTCCTCCTCATCCCAGGCAAACAATTCAGTGAGTGCCTTCCCATATACAAGCATAGCCTGATATTATTTACCCTAAGACAAAAACAATTGGACTTCTAGCTGTTAACAGctggtttttggttttctgcTTATTACTCTGTTGATAGTCTTGTGATGCAGGGAGCTGGAATGCCATGCAACATTTAGTCAACTCCAATCAAGATACCACACGATAACATCACTTTGTAACTTTTGGCATGCCAGCTGTGCGACTTCATTTTTGTTTCgggtttttcctttctttaagcATCCAAATGCATCTCCAAAAGAGTAACTGACAACATCTCATTGTTTCCTCCTATTTTCTCAGCCCAGAACAACCTGACATCTAGCAAGCACTGCTGTAATAAAATTATGGTGAAATCACATAATAcatgtaaagaaaaatatttcaaaagagGTGTGAAACTATGTCATCGTGATAAAATCAGGCTTTTCGTAATTAAACAGGCTTGAAAAGCTCAGATTCTGTCCAGCATGTGGAGTCAGCATGCAGAGTCTCCCTGTTTATGGCAAGGCAGCGCTGGATCTCTCATAGGCCAACAACGTGGCTCCTACAATAACATTTGTCTTATGAAAAGAACAGCAACATGACAGGCTCTTTGTCTTCTTTCTGATCAACACATTTAGCAAAAAGCCATGAGAAGATGTTGGTTCAAGTCCAGACGATTACTAAGGGCCCCTGGTAGGCAATGCTGAGCTCCCCAGTAGAAACTAAGGGCACTCCAACAGTGAACATTGGGACTCCTTTTCATGAGGTAACCTTCAAACAAAGTGTCTGAACAACTGTTTACAGAGAGTCTGGCAGCAGCAAGGGGACTACCACTGCTCAGAAGTGCCAGAGGGATGAGAGAATCAGTAATCAATGCTGGGAAAGTCCCAGAGAAGTACAAATATAACTTTGCCTTCCCTTTGGTCTTTATCAGGTCAAGTGTTTCTGAGGATGTAATGCAGCTGTCATTCTGCAAGGGTGTGTTGGGGCTGGGGGGTGGGGGGTGTGAAGCAAATGGGACACAAGAACTTGGCtcatttctcttcctttctgcACAGTCATATCTTTCCAAAGACTCCAGAAACTGCATACCTCAGTTTTGGCAGTGATGTAAGGACTAAAAGTAAGTAATGTGCCAAAAGCAATCTCCTGATGTTAACTATAATTGGTCTTAGACATATTCTGAAGACACAGCTGTGCCTTGATatcaaaaataaatatatttattccaGTCTTTATCCCAATTGCTACCAAAAGACAGAGTCAAGGGCTGTCAGTGTGTACCTGGAATAAAAGGCATTTGTAAAAGTACAAGAAATCATCACTATACGTATCCAATGGTCCAAAGAAAATCCAGGCCCACTGTTGAGCTGAATGGCAAGAAAATGCTTCTGAGCTGTATGGCTCTGTGGGACAGGATGGATACCATGGATTAAAAGAGCTGGATATTATCCACCCTATGGTACCTACAACATCTGAGAGTAAAGTTTCTCTCCATGTTCTTTACACAGCATGCTCAGGAAGAAAATTATAAAGAACAAGGTAAAAAGTCACAAACTAAGTATGAGGTAATTTCCACAAATGACACCATGGGTTAAACAGGCACTGGCAGTTCTTAAGCAAAAGGCTGTTAAGTGAGAAAAGTGTTACACTTAGTGAAATTAACTTAAATCTCCTTCTCTTGGGTTAAATATCTTTATAATGTTAGGATGATGTATGATCTTAACAATCTGAGTACTTGTAAGCAAGAATGATCTTCTAGTCTCACCATTtcaattttctcctcttttcctctAACATTATTGCAACTGTTGAAAGCTAATGAAAGATAAAATCCGAGACTGGACCCTCAGAGTCTATTTTCTCCCACAAATTAATCTGATTAAGTTTCTTTTCCTACattgttttttatttccatCCACACTGAACCAATCGCACTCTATAAGGGGGTAAACAAAGGGGCCT
This sequence is a window from Zonotrichia albicollis isolate bZonAlb1 chromosome 3, bZonAlb1.hap1, whole genome shotgun sequence. Protein-coding genes within it:
- the TGFB2 gene encoding transforming growth factor beta-2 proprotein isoform X1 → MHCYLLSVLLTVDLATVALSLSTCSTLDMDQFMRKRIEAIRGQILSKLKLTSPPDEYPEPEEVPPEVISIYNSTRDLLQEKANHRAATCERERSDEEYYAKEVYKIDMQPFYPENAIPPSYYSLYFRIVRFDVSAMEKNASNLVKAEFRVFRLQNTKARVSEQRIELYQVLKSKELSSPGQRYIDSKVVKTRAEGEWLSFDVTEAVHEWLHHRDRNLGFKISLHCPCCTFVPSNNYIIPNKSEELEARFAGIDDYTYSSGDVKALKSNRKKYSGKTPHLLLMLLPSYRLESQQPSRRKKRALDAAYCFRNVQDNCCLRPLYIDFKRDLGWKWIHEPKGYHANFCAGACPYLWSSDTQHSRVLSLYNTINPEASASPCCVSQDLEPLTILYYIGKTPKIEQLSNMIVKSCKCS